Proteins co-encoded in one Malus domestica chromosome 09, GDT2T_hap1 genomic window:
- the LOC103444321 gene encoding tetraspanin-19-like, whose translation MLKLVNCMIGMVGLSMIMYSLWLIRAWQRIMHHSTSITESCILVSWFIYTFLGLGITLLVTTCSGHIAAATANGCCLYLYMVFVFLLFMLEAGVTADIFLNRDWEEDFPVDPTGRFDQFKEFVRSNLDICKWIGLSIACVQGLSLLLAMILKALGPHPYYDGDDEYVPERVPLLKSAVLPPPYVVGDPVYGSKSDSWNIRING comes from the exons ATGTTGAAGTTGGTGAATTGTATGATTGGGATGGTAGGGCTGTCCATGATTATGTACTCGTTGTGGTTGATTAGGGCGTGGCAGAGGATCATGCACCACAGCACCTCTATCACTGAAAGCTGCATCTTAGTTTCTT GGTTCATATACACTTTTCTTGGCCTTGGGATCACTCTGCTTGTGACCACATGCTCAGGTCATATCGCCGCCGCCACTGCAAATGGTTGTTGCCTTTACTTG TACATGGTGTTTGTCTTCTTACTCTTCATGCTTGAAGCTGGAGTGACTGCTGACATATTTTTAAACCGTGACTGGGAAGAG GACTTTCCAGTTGATCCAACTGGGAGATTTGATCAATTCAAAGAATTTGTAAGGTCGAACCTTGATATCTGCAAATGGATTGGCTTGTCAATCGCGTGTGTACAG GGGCTGTCTTTGTTATTGGCAATGATACTCAAAGCTCTTGGGCCACATCCGTAttatgatggtgatgatgagtATGTTCCTGAAAGGGTTCCACTCCTAAAGAGTGCTGTTCTTCCACCTCCTTATGTCGTTGGTGACCCCGTATATGGTTCCAAAAGTGATTCATGGAACATAAGGATCAATGGCTAG
- the LOC139187901 gene encoding zinc finger BED domain-containing protein RICESLEEPER 2-like yields MTITVDNASVNKVALDQLMMKMNKWENSQAILGGKYLHVRYIAHIANIIVSHGMKMLNNGLLAIRNCVRFVRSSPQRLELFRQVVNGVKLTCKAMVCLDCPTRWNSSFVMLDVALKFKKAFATMAEDEENPLLAYFKEVEDEKDEDSVIIVCQTKGRKRAGLPTEKDWSKMEVFVKLL; encoded by the coding sequence ATGACAATTACAGTGGACAATGCTTCAGTAAATAAAGTTGCTTTGGATCAACTTATGATGAAAATGAATAAGTGGGAAAATTCACAAGCTATTCTAGGTGGCAAGTATTTACATGTGAGATACATCGCTCACATAGCCAACATAATTGTGAGTCATGGGATGAAGATGCTAAATAATGGTCTTTTAGCTATAAGAAATTGCGTGAGGTTCGTAAGGAGCTCTCCACAAAGATTGGAGCTTTTTAGGCAAGTCGTGAATGGGGTGAAATTGACGTGCAAAGCAATGGTTTGCCTTGATTGCCCTACTCGGTGGAATTCTTCATTTGTTATGTTGGATGTAGCCTTGAAATTTAAGAAGGCCTTTGCTACAATGGCAGAGGATGAAGAAAATCCCTTATTGGCTTACTTTAAGGAAGTTGaagatgaaaaagatgaagataGTGTGATTATTGTTTGCCAAACTAAGGGGAGGAAAAGGGCTGGACTACCAACGGAAAAAGATTGGTCCAAGATGGAGGTTTTtgtcaagcttttatag
- the LOC139187902 gene encoding dihydrolipoyl dehydrogenase, mitochondrial-like: MVMLRLPRTHDSWRIQATLAAQLGLKTTCIEKRGALDGTCLNVRCIPSKALLHSSHMYYEAKHAFSHHGVKFSNVEIDLPAMMSQKDKVVSNLTRGIEGLFKKNKVTYVKRYGKFISLCEGKNIIIATGSDVKSLPGITIDEKKLVVVGARYIGLEMGSVWGRLGFEVTVVEFGPDIVPSMDSEICKQFQCPLEKLVLQAPVLNTLRKRASL; the protein is encoded by the exons ATGGTTATGCTTCGCCTCCCAAGAACCCAC GACTCATGGAGGATTCAAGCAACTCTGGCCGCGCAGCTCGGCCTTAAGACCACCTGCATCGAGAAGCGAGGTGCTCTCGACGGCACCTGCCTCAACGTTAGGTGCATACCCTCCAAGGCGCTTCTTCATTCCTCTCACATGTACTATGAAGCTAAGCATGCATTTTCGCACCACGGAGTGAAGTTCTCCAATGTCGAAATAGATTTACCTGCCATGATGTCCCAGAAAGACAAAGTTGTTTCTAATCTTACACGAGGAATTGAAGGGCTGTTCAAGAAGAACAAGGTCACTTATGTTAAACGTTATGGAAAGTTCATCTCCCT TTGTGAAGGAAAGAATATCATAATTGCCACAGGTTCTGATGTCAAGTCTTTACCTGGAATTACCATTGATGAGAAGAAGCTTGTGGTGGTTGGAGCTAGATATATCGGCCTAGAGATGGGCTCGGTGTGGGGCAGACTTGGTTTTGAGGTAACTGTTGTTGAGTTTGGTCCTGATATCGTCCCATCAATGGACTCAGAAATCTGCAAGCAATTTCAGTGTCCCCTTGAGAAGCTCGTGTTGCAGGCACCGGTTCTGAATACTCTACGGAAGCGAGCGTCGCTGTAG
- the LOC103444118 gene encoding uncharacterized protein, whose translation MAAATGVIVELQRNSPNWATIVEEIVKLERKIFPKHESLARSFDEELRKKNSGVLYYREPQVDGEEVAGYVMYSWPSSLYASITKLAVKDTCRKQGYGEALLTAAIQKCRTRNVQRITLHVDPSRTPAVNLYKKFGFKVDNLIQGYYSSDRNAYRMYLDFDAS comes from the exons ATGGCGGCAGCTACAGGGGTCATCGTGGAGCTTCAGAGAAACTCTCCCAACTGGGCGACGATAGTGGAAGAAATAGTGAAGCTAGAGCGGAAGATCTTCCCGAAACACGAATCCCTTGCCCGAAGCTTTGACGAAGAACTGAGAAAGAAAAACAGCGGGGTTCTATATTACAGGGAACCCCAAGTAGATGGTGAAGAAGTTGCAGGCTATGTCATGTACTCTTGGCCTTCTTCCCTGTACGCTTCCATCACAAAGCTCGCAG TGAAGGATACTTGTCGGAAGCAAGGCTACGGAGAAGCACTACTGACAGCAGCCATTCAGAAATGTAGAACAAGAAATGTCCAGCGCATAACACTTCACGTTGATCCCTCAAGAACTCCTGCTGTGAATCTTTACAAGAAATTCGGTTTCAAAGTTGACAACCTCATACAAGGTTACTACTCTTCGGATCGAAATGCATATAGAATGTACCTAGACTTTGATGCCAGCTAG